The region TAAATTCAATTAAAAAACGTTCTTTAATTTTACTAAAAGACAAAATAACACCAAGTAGAACCAATACAATAGTGGCATTTCTTAATCGTAGTTTATTCGCTATTTTAGAAGAGTAAAAAGTACGTAAAAAGATTAAAACTATAAAAACGATTATAATGTTTTTTGAAGATAATAATAAAACAAAAACAAATAATAATCCTAAAATTATTTTTTCAATAGTTGTTTTAGATTCTTTACAAAAGAAATAAAAAAAGGATAGTACAACATAAACAGATACATGAATTGCATTTAACAATCTAGGTACTAATCCTGTATCTACATCATTTTCAGGACCATGATAAAAGAAAACAGATACATCTTTCGTTAAAATGTACCGAACACCTGCTCTTATTAAAAAATAAATTACATAACCAACCATTGCAAAGCTGTAATATTTAAAAATCAAATTTTTCTGTTCAGAAGAAAATGGTTTTTTAATTACAAAAGCTAATGGAATTAAAATTAATGTAATTTCTTTAAAGATGGCCTTTAATGAATCGTCAGGTTCATAGGACCAAAAATAGGAAAGTAGCATCCAAATAAACAAACTCATTGGAACGATAAAAACGAAACCGATTTTTAATTTGCTTTTATTCAAACTTAGGAAAGCACTCAAAACAAAAATAGCTGTAGCAATATTATTAACAGCCATAGAAATTGGAAAAGTAATTAACAACAATAAAAACGGAATAAAAGTGCTATTTTTTTTACTTTCGTCTAGAATTTCTTTCCATGCAGACTTCAAAAAACTGTAAATACTGTTCATTTATTTTATTCCAATTAAATGTTGAATCAATTGCTAAATAATTATTTTCAATCAAGTGCAAGTTATCACTTTTTTTGGTAGAATTTAAGATATTTTTAACGTCATTAGAATTCGTAAAATACAATGCGTTTTCTTGTAAAACCCCTTTGTTAAATTCATTATTATGTGCCGCAATTAAAGCGCCTGAAGACATAGCTTCAAGCAATGAAGGGTTGGTACCTCCTACGGTGTGACCGTGAAAATATAGATTAGAGTAAAATCGTAAATGATTCAATGCATTTAGGTTATAAATAGCGCCTAAAAATCGAATACGTTTATCCGAAGAAAATTTATTTTTTAAATATTCCCCGTGTTTATTTTGATGGTTTCCAATTACCAATATAGGCATAGTTGTGTTGGATTGCGCATAACCATCCAACACCATTTCAAAATTATTTTCTGGTTCAAAACGAGCCATTATCATGTTAAATTGGTATTCATTAACATCATACTCATTCAAAACTTCTGAATTATTTGCTTTAAAATTGTCTGCCCCATAAGCTATGTATTTGCTTGGAACATGATATTTTTGTTGTAAATAATTTTGAATACCTAATGAATCGGCGATAAGAAAATCACTGTTTTTAACTGCTAACTTTTCAGCCCATTTCAATGCTTGTTGAACAGGTTTTGAATACTTTGTTCTTTTCCATTCTAACCCATCCATATTGGTAATTACTACGGCATTTTTGGGGTGTAATTTAAACCAAACCGAACTACTAGTATAACCTAGTTGAAGTATAATATCAAAGTTTTTTTTTCTAGCGTCTAAAATACAATTTAGGTCGTAAATAAATTGACCTATTGTACCTATTTTATTTTCAGGATCATGGCAATGAATTAATTTCACGCCTTTAAATTCTTTTTCTTGATAAGGATGTGTGTGCGAATTATATACATAGACCTCGTGTCCTTTTTCTGCTAAAAAAACAGAAAAAAACTCAGCAAATTGTTCAAAACCTCCGTAATGATTGGGAACGCCACGTGTGCCTAAGATGCCTATTTTCATTTGCTATTGTCGAATTTATCTGAAAATTGCAAAGTAAATGGAATTTTTTAAACATTAAATGACTTTAATCAATTATTTTCTATTTAAATAATTGTTATTTTTGCATGTAAACATTTTTGAAATGATCAATTTTGATAAAATAGAAGCAAATTTAGAAAGCTTAAGAATACAATATTTAACTGCTCAGCCTTTTCCTTATTTAATTATTGATGGGTTTTGTGATGAAGAAAAATTAACAAAAGCTTATAATTCTATTCCAGAGTTAGATAATAAAAGTAGAGATTATGCTTTTGCAAATAACAAATTTGAAAAATCAAATTACAAAGTACTTTCTCCTGAATTAGACGAATTGTATCATGATTTAGCTTCGGAACGTTTTAATAAAATTTTATCATTTATTACAGCTAAGAAAATATTTGTTGACCCAAAGAACCATGGTGGTGGTTTACACCAAGGAAAAAAGAATAGCTTTTTAGATATGCATTTGGATTTCAACTATCATCCCATCAACAAAAACTGGTATAGAGAACTAAATTTGCTTTTATACTTAAACAAAGATTGGAAAGAAGAGTATAAAGGTCACTTAAAAATTAGAGATCTTAGAACTGATGAAGAAGCAGAATTAGCCGTTCCTTTTAATCGTTTGATTATTCAACAATGTGCTCCTTACACTTTGCATGGTTATGACATGACCAATTTCCCAGAGGGAAGATACAGAACGTCTATTGCAACGTATGCATATCAAGTACACAATATGCATTTTGAAAAACCAAGAACTACCGATTGGTTTCCGAAAGAAGATGCTTCATTTGCCAAAAAATTATTAGCTAAAAATTATAATTTCTTAGTACAAACTAAAAATAAATTTTTTGGTAGTGGTACGGCTAAAAACCAGTAATCGTTTTGAATAAAAATGTTTTAATAATTAATCAATCTGCTGAACTTTATGGGGCAGATAAAGCTATTTTAGAATTAATTGAAAATTTCCCAGAAGGTTACACTCCAATAGTAGTTTTACATGAAGACGGCCCGTTAAAAGACCTCCTTGAAAACTTATCTGTTCAGGTAATAAAATCCTCAGTAATAAAGGTTAAAAGAGGAATATTAAAACCTTCTTTTTTTCTTCAACTACCTTTTGAAATACTAAAATCTTTTTTTACCATTAAAAAAGAATTAAGAGGAAAAAAAATAGCTATAGTTCATTCCAATGCTACTTCCGTTTTTATTGGAGCTTTTTATGCTTTTTTCTTTCGTATTCCCCACATATGGCATGTACATGAGATTATAGAAAAACCAGAACGTATTGCAAAAATATATCCTAGAATTGTTAGTTTTTTTTCAAATAAGGTGGTTTTTAATTCAAAAGCAACTGAGAAACATTTCATTGGTATATTTCCTAAAATTTCAAAAAAAGGAATCGTAGTATACAA is a window of Flavobacterium indicum GPTSA100-9 = DSM 17447 DNA encoding:
- a CDS encoding O-antigen ligase family protein, which encodes MNSIYSFLKSAWKEILDESKKNSTFIPFLLLLITFPISMAVNNIATAIFVLSAFLSLNKSKLKIGFVFIVPMSLFIWMLLSYFWSYEPDDSLKAIFKEITLILIPLAFVIKKPFSSEQKNLIFKYYSFAMVGYVIYFLIRAGVRYILTKDVSVFFYHGPENDVDTGLVPRLLNAIHVSVYVVLSFFYFFCKESKTTIEKIILGLLFVFVLLLSSKNIIIVFIVLIFLRTFYSSKIANKLRLRNATIVLVLLGVILSFSKIKERFLIEFTSNTNSSLTNNSNTSSSVNNISIYQAWNQEKFTHNDYFPGTAFRVYQVRVFKELIMEYPIFWKGFGMNASQEKIQEKEKEHNLYPGYGSYNFHNQYVQNFADLGIVGLFFLILMLFLNIKKAFSNKDFIHITFAILMISLFLTESFLWRQRGVCFFIMFYCFFMNNNEQKKQLIKDFHF
- a CDS encoding DUF1972 domain-containing protein, giving the protein MKIGILGTRGVPNHYGGFEQFAEFFSVFLAEKGHEVYVYNSHTHPYQEKEFKGVKLIHCHDPENKIGTIGQFIYDLNCILDARKKNFDIILQLGYTSSSVWFKLHPKNAVVITNMDGLEWKRTKYSKPVQQALKWAEKLAVKNSDFLIADSLGIQNYLQQKYHVPSKYIAYGADNFKANNSEVLNEYDVNEYQFNMIMARFEPENNFEMVLDGYAQSNTTMPILVIGNHQNKHGEYLKNKFSSDKRIRFLGAIYNLNALNHLRFYSNLYFHGHTVGGTNPSLLEAMSSGALIAAHNNEFNKGVLQENALYFTNSNDVKNILNSTKKSDNLHLIENNYLAIDSTFNWNKINEQYLQFFEVCMERNSRRK
- a CDS encoding 2OG-Fe(II) oxygenase, whose amino-acid sequence is MINFDKIEANLESLRIQYLTAQPFPYLIIDGFCDEEKLTKAYNSIPELDNKSRDYAFANNKFEKSNYKVLSPELDELYHDLASERFNKILSFITAKKIFVDPKNHGGGLHQGKKNSFLDMHLDFNYHPINKNWYRELNLLLYLNKDWKEEYKGHLKIRDLRTDEEAELAVPFNRLIIQQCAPYTLHGYDMTNFPEGRYRTSIATYAYQVHNMHFEKPRTTDWFPKEDASFAKKLLAKNYNFLVQTKNKFFGSGTAKNQ